ATGGATTTCAATTTATCTTACGTGTCTCTCCAAGTGTTATGGCCCAAGATCTTATGTCAACTTTGGTCATAGATGCTTGTACTTTAGGGACGATAGCCTCTTTCTTTTATTGGGGCTATACGTTCATGCAGATTCCTGCAGGTCTTTTACTTGATATCATAGGCCCGAAAAAGCCTTTAATCTTGGCTTGTATTCTATGTTTTTTAGGGGCTCTCTTATTCGCAGGAGGCCAGCATATCAGTTTGCTATCTCTCGGGCGTTTCTTGATAGGGGTGGGATCTGCTTTTGGTTTCTTAACCTGTATCAGGATCGCGTCAACATGGTTTTCAGCTGATAAACTTGCTATTTTTGTGGGATTTACGCTTGCGATTGGAACAGCTGGCGGGACAAGTGGTGGCTTACCTTTAGCTTTACTTGTTCAGGCAACTGATTGGCAAACAGCCATCTATATTTTAGCCGCAGTAAGTCTCATTTTAGCTGTTGTAATATGGATTGTTATTGTGGATGGTGTTCCTACGATTAATAATTTAGAGAAAAAGATCCCAACCAAGCCAATTTTTTCCTTAAAACAGATCACAAATTCGATAGTTGAGATTTTGCAAAATCCTCAAACATGGCTTTTGGGAGCTTATGGTTTTCTAATGTATATTCCTCTTTCAGGATTTGCAGATCTTTGGGGAGTTCCTTATTTAATGCAAGCCTTTAATGTTGAACGTGAGGTAGCAGCTGGAGCTCTTTCAACTTTCTATGTGGGAGTCGGAGTCGGAGGGCCTTTGTGGTCATGGATTTTAACTTTTCTTAAAAGTTATCGACGCTCAATGATGATGAGTGCTTTTATCTCATTTTTATTCTTAACTCTCGTAATCTATATTCCTCACTTACCTTTTAGTGCTGTTTATAGTTTATTCTTCATTGCTGGTGCTGCTGCTTCAGGTCAGTTTCTTGCTTTCGCAAGTGTTGCAGATATTAACGACCGCAATCGAGCGGCGACAGCTTCAGGTGTCCACAATATGTTATGTATGTTTAGTGGAATCTTAATGCAACCTGTCATCGGTGCAATTCTAGACCTGGTTTGGAATGGAGAACACATTGCAGGCAGTGCTCATTATAGCCTTGCGGATTATCACATCGCTCTTGCGATTGTTCCTTTAAGTTTAATCTTAGCGGCTTTATGTGTTCCTTTTATTCGCGAAACATACCCTGCTTCTATAAAGGAAGAACTTCTTCTTCAAGAAGGATAAAAAGACGACAGTAATTTGACTTTGTGGGTTTAAAATCTCAGAAGAGAGAAAATAATTTCTCTCCCTCGAGAGTTTTACGTCGTATAGAAGCGATAATTGCGATCAAGAAAATAAGCAAAATAATTCCCAAAGATCCCCAAATTGGAACCTTATAAGCCTGATGAAGAAACATTTTACAGCCAACAAAAATAAGCACAACCGATAACGCATGTTTTAAGTAATAAAAACGGGGTAATAGGTTGGCGATCAGGAAAAATAAAGAACGTAACCCAAGAATTGCAAAGATATTTGACGTGTATACAATAAAAGGATCTAAAGTGACAGCAAGGATTGCAGGAATAGAATCCACGGCAAAAACAAGATCACTTATTTCAATAGTAAGAAGAACAAGAAAGAGAGGTGTTGCTGTCAATCGACCTTGCTCTTTTATGAAAAAATGGTTTTCTACATAATCTTTAGTTATGGGAATAAAGCGCTTAATAAAATTTATGAATTTATTGTGGCTTGAAAAATTAAGTTGTTCTTGTTGTTTGGCCATTTGAATCCCAGAATAAACAAGGATGGCACCAAAAAGATAAAAAACCCAAGAAAACCTCTCAAGAAGCTCAAGTCCTGCAAAAATGAGAACAAGCCGCATGAGAATCGCCCCTAAGACGCCCCAAAATAAGACGCGATGATAAAGATGGGGAGATAAAGAAAAGTATTTGAAAATTAATACAAAAACAAAGATGTTATCTAAGCTAAGGGATTTTTCAATGAGGTATCCTGTAAAAAATTCTAAACCCGCTTGAGATCCTTTTAAGACAAAAATTCCTAAATTAAATAAAAGAGCCAATCCAATCCAGACACAACTCCAGATGATGGCTTCACGAGGGGAAATAATATGATCTTTGCGATTAAGAACACCAAGATCAATGATCAATAGAATTGTAATAAATCCCAAAAAACCAAACCAAGGAAGAAGAGAAACTGCCATAAACTCACTCATTATAAGCTGATATGCTAACTATTGAACCTTAAGAACCTTGATATTTCTTTAAGATTTTGAAGATAGTTTCAGCAGCAAATTTACTGGGTTGTTTATTTTTATTAGTTAAAAGCCCTCTTATGGTTGCAAGCTCTTGTCGTAGCGTATGATTGTTGTCTTTTTGCAAAATTTTATAAAGATGGTCAGAAATTAAATTGGGTCGGCAATTTTTTTGAATAAATTCCCCAATAAGAGGTTTATTGAGAAGGATATTAACCATACAAACATACGGAATACGCATGAGACGCTTTAGGATAAGTGCCGTTAACGGATTGACTTTATATGCAACAAGAAAGGGGGTTTGTGTTAGGCCAAGCTCTAGAGTAACGGTACCTGAGGCGGCGATCGCGGCATCACTTGCAATCATCGCCTGATATTTTTCGTGTTCATCTGTAATAAGAGAGAATTTTAAGTTAGTTTTTTCCATTTCTTGCCTAATGTAGGTTTCAAAATGGGGAAGGGTTGGAATAACTACGTGAAAGTTTTTTATTTTTTGCGTGAACTGCTGAAGTGCTTCAATAAAAATAGGAAGAAGGGAATAGACTTCTCGCGTTCGACTTCCTGGTAAGAGACAAATAAGCTTTTTATCTTTTTCTAAAGAGAATTTTTTTCTCATCATCGTCGATTTAGACGTGTCAAATTTTTCTTCGATGAGAGGGTGCCCTACAAAAGTTGTCGGAAGGCCAACTTTTTCAAAATAGGGGGGCTCAAAAGGGAAAAGCACTAAAAGATGATCTAGAAAGCGGGCGATTTGCTGTGCGCGCTTAGGACGCCAGGCCCACACAGAGGGGGCTGTATAGTGAACGAGAGGAAAACCATACTTTTTTAGACGTTTAGCTAAGCGAAAACTAAATCCCTTCGCATCAATTGTAATCACGATATCTGGTTTTTTTAAAAGGATGTCTTGTTCTGTGTCATTTAAGCGCTTTAAAATACGAGGAATATGAGGCAAAACCTCGAGAATTCCCATGATCGAGAGTTCTTGAAGAGGGAAAAGAGAGTGAAGGCCTTGTTGCGCCATAAGAGCTCCCCCAATTCCGGAAATAATGCAATGAGGGGATTTTTCTTTTAAGGCTTTTATTAAGCGGCTTCCAAGGATATCACCTGAAGCTTCACCCGCAACAAGATAAATGTGAGGGGCTTTCATCCTTTTTTATTGACTCCCACAATAAAGAGCTGATGTTCATCCGCAAATTGAATCATCTCTTCCTTATTTAACATAATAACACCAAAGGCTTCTATAGCAAGTCCTCTAAAGCCGGCTTCTTGAAGTTGCTTGAGCGTATCAATGCCGACAGTGGGGCGATCAACACGAATTTCTTGTTGCGGTTTTGTCATTTTAACAAGGACTCCCCCAGAACCTGGCCGTTTAAGAGAAGCACATCTTTTAAGAAGAGCTTCAGTTCCTTCAATAGCTTCGACACCGAGGATGAGGCTTTGTTGAATAATAACGGCTTGTCCAATATCACAGCTGCCCAAAATAGTTGCAACTTTAAAGCCTAACGCAATATCTTGGTGATCTTCAGATGTCGGATGATGCTTTCCGAGAACGCCTTGAGGAGCTAAAAGAGAATTCCCCAGAATGTTTTCAGCGCTAATAACAGTAAATCCATGGCTTTCAAGCATCTCAATGATGGCCCGCAATAAAGAATCATCTCCAAAAATTTTATAAAGATGTTTTGCAAGCCAAGCGGCTGTAAAGGCGTCAGGTTTTAGCTCACTCCAGGAAGGGCGCTTGATAGGGCCTACCATGATGATTTCTTGAACATTGCCTTGTTTTAAGTAATCAATAGCTTTCTTTGTTTGCCCCAATTTACACCACATATGGGGGTGATTTTCCACTAAATGAGGATCCGTTTGATTTTCAAAGGCAACAATATAGAACGGGCGATTTTGATAAACACACACATCGATAATTTGTTGGGGCAGCTGACCGCCTCCCGCAATAATACCTAATGTTGGAAAATTAGTTAGAGACATCAGTTTTAGGAATGCAAATAGGGCGTTTAGCTTCTTCGGCAAGGATAAACTTTATGATGTCTTGCACAGCTTGCTCATGTATATATTTTTGAGAAGCTTTTTCAGCACGATCCTTGAGAGGTAAAGAGCTTTCTTCAAAAATATCTTTATAGGCGCTTCTTAAAGATTCAATAGCTTCCCGTGTAAAGTTACGACGTTTTAAGCCGACAAGATTAATGCCATAAAGATTAGCGCGATCGCCTTTGACAGAGCCATAAGGAATTACATCGTTTTCAACGGCACTCATGCCCCCAATGATTGCCTGTTTTCCAATGCGGACGAATTGATGTATGGCAGAAAGGCCACCGATAATAGCAAAATCGGCAACCTGAACGTGGCCTGCAAGTGTTGCGCAATTTGCCATAATAATATTATTTCCAAGTATACAATCGTGAGCAACATGAGAACTCGCCATAAAAAGGCAGTGATCACCGACGGTTGTGACTAATCCTCCTCCTTCTGTTCCTCCTTGCATTGTCACATATTCCCGAATCACATTATGCTTTCCAATTTTAAGGAAAGAAGATTCACCTTTATGTTTTAAATCTTGAGGAAGATGGCCAATGGAAGCAAAAGGATAGATAGTTGTTTTTTCACCAATTGTTGTGTGGCCAGCAATCACTACATGAGAAATGAGTTGGACCCCATCTTCAAGAGTTACATTGCCAGAAAGGACACAATAAGGGCCAATCTTCACACCTTTACCTAACTTAACGGTAGGTTCGATCACAGCTGTTGGATGAATTTGTGTTTCGACGAGGTTTGAGGTTAAAGTTGCAGTCATTAACGTTCCCCTACCATTGCGGTGCAAATAGCTTCAGCATGAATTTTTCCATCGACTAAAGCTTCGCCTTTAAATTTCCAGATATTGCGTCGATTCTGAATTTTTTGGACACAAAGTTGAAGTTGTTGCCCGGGAATAACAGGTTGACGAAAACGGGCTTCATCAATTGCCAAAAAATAGACAAGCCTTTCTGCTGAAGGATCTAGGCCTTGGGCGACAACAATCCCTGCTGTTTGGGCTAAGGCTTCGACAATAAGCACACCTGGCATCACGGGATGTCCTGGAAAATGGCCTTGAAAGAAAGGTTCATTAAACGTGACATTTTTTATTCCGATACCACTTTCAAAGGGGATAACATTTTCAGCTCTATCAACGAGAAGCATGGGATAACGATGAGGAATCAGTTTTAAAATTTGCTGATGATCAAGGTTATAGGAACAAGCTTTTTCAACTGTATCAGTCATTACTTTTCTTTCTTTTTTTGATAATCTTTCGTTATTTTTGAAAGCATTATGGATTGTCTTAAATAATCTTGAAGAGGGACTGCAGGGGTTCCTCCAACTGTGTCGCCATCTTTGATATCTTTTGTAACGCCGCCTTGAGCCGCAATTTTTACGCGATTGCCAATTTTTAAGTGACCTGAAATCCCAGCTTGTCCCGCAGCAATCACATAATTTCCGAGTGTCGTACTTCCTGCGATCCCAACTTGTGCCACAAGGACGCAACCTTTGCCTATAACGACGTTATGACCAATCATCACGAGGTTATCGAGCCGTGAGCCTTGTCCAATAATTGTATCTCTTAAGGAACCACGATCGATCGTTGTATTTGCTCCAATTTCTACATAGTCTTCAATAATGACTCTGCCTAATTGAGGGACAGGAATATGGCCTAGTTCATCCATCACAAAGCCGAATCCCGCTTGTCCAAGTCGGGCACCAGGAAAGATGGTAACATGGTTTCCAATAAGGGCATGAGAAATAGTTACACTGGCTGCAATTGTACATCCTTCACCAATGATTACGCCAGCTCCAATCACAGAATTTGCCCCGATACGTGTATTTTTTCCTATTTTAGCATGCTCTTTTATAATAACGCCGTATTCTATCGTGACGTTCTCGCCAATCTCGACCGAAGGGTGGATAGGGTGGGGCATCTGGACAAAATAACCTTCTGGTTCGGGATAAAATGTTGAGGCTGCAAGGGCATAAGCACGGTGGGGTTTGGGTGTCACCAATAAAGCCATAGAAGAAGGGGCAAAAGGAATCATATCAGGGGAAATAAAACATGCCCCTGCTTTGCTTTTTGTAAAAATCTCTTTGTATTTTAGATTATGAAGCATCGTCAAATCTGAGGATGTTGCTTCTTCTAAAGAGGCAAGGCCTGTAATAAGACTTTCTTCATGAAGCTTTTTTTCACGTGGAAGAATAAGCTCTGCATCAGAAAGGGTAGAAATTCTTTTGAGGCTTAAGGGCCCGTGAGAATGATAAAAACGAGAATCAATCATCTTTCAATATAAGTTCTATTCAAATTATAAGTACAGAAGGCTTGTAAACCTTCTGTACTTCAAGGGATGGTCGTTGTTAAGCCGTTGGGACCTTAAAATCGACTTTAGGGAGCTTTTCGTCGAGTTGTTTAAGAATTACATCGGTAATTTCATGGCGATCTTCTCTGAAGATAACAACAGAGCGAGGAAGAACAAGAGTGTATTTGTTCTTTTCTGAAGCTTCCACTACAAGCTTAAGAATAACTTTTTGAATATCTTCACGTGCATCACTGAAAGCCTTCTCAAGCTGTTCACGACGTTTGCCCACTTTTTCATGGACTTGTGCAACTTGACGTTCAAACTCTTCACGTTTTTTATTAAATTCATCAGAAGAGAGTTTCTTTTGCTCTTCAATTAACTTTTTTTCAAGTTCACGTAATTTCTCTTCATGTTTAGAAACTTCTTCTTGAAACTTGGTCCGTTGTTTTTCTAATTCAGTAATAAGTTGCTTTGCTGATTTTGAAGCTTGCATAAGCTTATCGACGTCTACAATCGCGACTTTTAAGGAATCTTCAGCTGCTTTAAGAGGAGACGCTAAAATTCCGAGACCGAGGCAGCTTGCCAAAAATAATTTTGAAGTTGATAATTTCATGTTTTTTCCTTTCTATAAACGTGTTGAAAACCCAAACAGAACAACTTGTTTTTCATCTAGCTTATTTTTTGAAATTGTTTTTGCAATATCAATACGTAAGGGCCCAATAGGAGATTTCCAGCGTACGCCGAAACCCACAGAAGCACGGGGTTTTCTACTATCAAAAACTTCTGGCCCTTTTTCTTTTGAGTGCCAGACACTTCCGACATCTGTAAATGTGGCGCCTTTTACGCCAAATTCATTTGGAAGGCCGATAGGGAATGAGAGCTCCACGGATCCCGAATAAAATTGATGACCTCCGAGGGCATCTTTATCCTTTGAGATTTTATCACGAGGCGAAACACCCCCAGGAGAGAAGCCTCGCAAGGTATCGCCTCCTAAAATATAACGGTCTGCAATACGTGTTTTCTTCCCTAATCCAACCATAATGCCATAGCGAGCACTCGTTTCTAAAACCCATTCATCTGAAAATGAATAAAAATGGCTGCCGCTTATTTGATTTTTTAAATATTTAAGAGTTCCGCCAAGCCCTGCAAACTCATTGCTGAGGCTTATGGAATACCCTGTTGTGGGATCAATTTTGCTGTCTCTTCGATCATAGGTTAACGTATGAGTTATAGATGACAGGGTTGAATTACGAGGTTGAGCCTGTATGAATCTAGAGGCATTTTTTCTTAAGTGGTCAACTTTATCTGATTGGATTGTATAAGTCCAAAGTTGGCTTAAGTTTTCAGATAACATGTAGCCCATAAGCAAGGACAACCCATGAATTTGTTGATCGTAAGAAGCATCTTGATAACGAGTACGCGTCATGCGGTAAACATCAAATCCAGCCATGAGCTCTCGACCTAAAAAGTAAGGTTCCGTAAGACCAAAACTATATTCTTGGCGACGTTTGGAATACGTGACTCCTACACGAAGATCTTGGCCTTTTCCTCTAAAATTATGTTCAGCAAAGCGAATATCTGCTAAAGGTCCATCGGCTGTTGAAAATCCTCCTCCAAAACTAAGCTCACCAGTGCGATCTTCTTCAATTTCGATTTTAATATCGGCCTTATCAGGATTATCGGAAGGTTGTTTGGTTACCGTTACTTTCTTGAAAAAACCTAAGTCTTTAATGCGCTTTTCGGAATGCTTCATCTTGTTTGAATTAAAGGCATCTCCTTCATCAAGTTCAAGTTCTCGACGGATAACGTCATCATCTGTGCGATCATTTCCAATAATATCAATGGAATTGATATAAACCTTGGGGCCTTCTTGAATAATAAAATTAATATCCAGAAGGTGTTTATGAATGTTTTTTTGAAGTTGTGGTTGAATGTCGACGAAAGCGTATCCAAGGCTACCAAGCTCATCTACAAGAAGATTAAGGGTTTTTTCAACATCTTTATTACTGTACCAAT
This genomic window from Candidatus Paracaedimonas acanthamoebae contains:
- the fabZ gene encoding 3-hydroxyacyl-ACP dehydratase FabZ: MTDTVEKACSYNLDHQQILKLIPHRYPMLLVDRAENVIPFESGIGIKNVTFNEPFFQGHFPGHPVMPGVLIVEALAQTAGIVVAQGLDPSAERLVYFLAIDEARFRQPVIPGQQLQLCVQKIQNRRNIWKFKGEALVDGKIHAEAICTAMVGER
- a CDS encoding OmpH family outer membrane protein, whose translation is MKLSTSKLFLASCLGLGILASPLKAAEDSLKVAIVDVDKLMQASKSAKQLITELEKQRTKFQEEVSKHEEKLRELEKKLIEEQKKLSSDEFNKKREEFERQVAQVHEKVGKRREQLEKAFSDAREDIQKVILKLVVEASEKNKYTLVLPRSVVIFREDRHEITDVILKQLDEKLPKVDFKVPTA
- the lpxB gene encoding lipid-A-disaccharide synthase, giving the protein MKAPHIYLVAGEASGDILGSRLIKALKEKSPHCIISGIGGALMAQQGLHSLFPLQELSIMGILEVLPHIPRILKRLNDTEQDILLKKPDIVITIDAKGFSFRLAKRLKKYGFPLVHYTAPSVWAWRPKRAQQIARFLDHLLVLFPFEPPYFEKVGLPTTFVGHPLIEEKFDTSKSTMMRKKFSLEKDKKLICLLPGSRTREVYSLLPIFIEALQQFTQKIKNFHVVIPTLPHFETYIRQEMEKTNLKFSLITDEHEKYQAMIASDAAIAASGTVTLELGLTQTPFLVAYKVNPLTALILKRLMRIPYVCMVNILLNKPLIGEFIQKNCRPNLISDHLYKILQKDNNHTLRQELATIRGLLTNKNKQPSKFAAETIFKILKKYQGS
- the lpxA gene encoding acyl-ACP--UDP-N-acetylglucosamine O-acyltransferase encodes the protein MTATLTSNLVETQIHPTAVIEPTVKLGKGVKIGPYCVLSGNVTLEDGVQLISHVVIAGHTTIGEKTTIYPFASIGHLPQDLKHKGESSFLKIGKHNVIREYVTMQGGTEGGGLVTTVGDHCLFMASSHVAHDCILGNNIIMANCATLAGHVQVADFAIIGGLSAIHQFVRIGKQAIIGGMSAVENDVIPYGSVKGDRANLYGINLVGLKRRNFTREAIESLRSAYKDIFEESSLPLKDRAEKASQKYIHEQAVQDIIKFILAEEAKRPICIPKTDVSN
- a CDS encoding TerC family protein, translated to MAVSLLPWFGFLGFITILLIIDLGVLNRKDHIISPREAIIWSCVWIGLALLFNLGIFVLKGSQAGLEFFTGYLIEKSLSLDNIFVFVLIFKYFSLSPHLYHRVLFWGVLGAILMRLVLIFAGLELLERFSWVFYLFGAILVYSGIQMAKQQEQLNFSSHNKFINFIKRFIPITKDYVENHFFIKEQGRLTATPLFLVLLTIEISDLVFAVDSIPAILAVTLDPFIVYTSNIFAILGLRSLFFLIANLLPRFYYLKHALSVVLIFVGCKMFLHQAYKVPIWGSLGIILLIFLIAIIASIRRKTLEGEKLFSLF
- the bamA gene encoding outer membrane protein assembly factor BamA, with product MIVNSRIRFFFVFVFLMMSEGKISFASTLIQNIQIQGNQRIEKETILAQIDLIPGKMHSQEEIDQALKNLFASGLFADARLESKGSSLIIHVKENPIVNQVVIEGNDKLSDEILKGELQLRPRQVYTLTRLRNDTQRIQDLYRLKGHFAAVVTPQIIKREQNRVDVVFDVKEGLATVVRKIFFIGNKKFSESKLESAIQTKETRWYRFFTADDTFDSDRLAYDKELLRKFYLEHGYADFQIKSAVAELTPDREEFFITFTLEEGERYQIGDIKISSDFKGLDTTTLAKKIPFASGDWYSNKDVEKTLNLLVDELGSLGYAFVDIQPQLQKNIHKHLLDINFIIQEGPKVYINSIDIIGNDRTDDDVIRRELELDEGDAFNSNKMKHSEKRIKDLGFFKKVTVTKQPSDNPDKADIKIEIEEDRTGELSFGGGFSTADGPLADIRFAEHNFRGKGQDLRVGVTYSKRRQEYSFGLTEPYFLGRELMAGFDVYRMTRTRYQDASYDQQIHGLSLLMGYMLSENLSQLWTYTIQSDKVDHLRKNASRFIQAQPRNSTLSSITHTLTYDRRDSKIDPTTGYSISLSNEFAGLGGTLKYLKNQISGSHFYSFSDEWVLETSARYGIMVGLGKKTRIADRYILGGDTLRGFSPGGVSPRDKISKDKDALGGHQFYSGSVELSFPIGLPNEFGVKGATFTDVGSVWHSKEKGPEVFDSRKPRASVGFGVRWKSPIGPLRIDIAKTISKNKLDEKQVVLFGFSTRL
- the lpxD gene encoding UDP-3-O-(3-hydroxymyristoyl)glucosamine N-acyltransferase; the protein is MIDSRFYHSHGPLSLKRISTLSDAELILPREKKLHEESLITGLASLEEATSSDLTMLHNLKYKEIFTKSKAGACFISPDMIPFAPSSMALLVTPKPHRAYALAASTFYPEPEGYFVQMPHPIHPSVEIGENVTIEYGVIIKEHAKIGKNTRIGANSVIGAGVIIGEGCTIAASVTISHALIGNHVTIFPGARLGQAGFGFVMDELGHIPVPQLGRVIIEDYVEIGANTTIDRGSLRDTIIGQGSRLDNLVMIGHNVVIGKGCVLVAQVGIAGSTTLGNYVIAAGQAGISGHLKIGNRVKIAAQGGVTKDIKDGDTVGGTPAVPLQDYLRQSIMLSKITKDYQKKKEK
- a CDS encoding MFS transporter yields the protein MQQPNSSLRGFFMWFCAAVFYGFQFILRVSPSVMAQDLMSTLVIDACTLGTIASFFYWGYTFMQIPAGLLLDIIGPKKPLILACILCFLGALLFAGGQHISLLSLGRFLIGVGSAFGFLTCIRIASTWFSADKLAIFVGFTLAIGTAGGTSGGLPLALLVQATDWQTAIYILAAVSLILAVVIWIVIVDGVPTINNLEKKIPTKPIFSLKQITNSIVEILQNPQTWLLGAYGFLMYIPLSGFADLWGVPYLMQAFNVEREVAAGALSTFYVGVGVGGPLWSWILTFLKSYRRSMMMSAFISFLFLTLVIYIPHLPFSAVYSLFFIAGAAASGQFLAFASVADINDRNRAATASGVHNMLCMFSGILMQPVIGAILDLVWNGEHIAGSAHYSLADYHIALAIVPLSLILAALCVPFIRETYPASIKEELLLQEG
- the lpxI gene encoding UDP-2,3-diacylglucosamine diphosphatase LpxI (LpxI, functionally equivalent to LpxH, replaces it in LPS biosynthesis in a minority of bacteria.), with amino-acid sequence MSLTNFPTLGIIAGGGQLPQQIIDVCVYQNRPFYIVAFENQTDPHLVENHPHMWCKLGQTKKAIDYLKQGNVQEIIMVGPIKRPSWSELKPDAFTAAWLAKHLYKIFGDDSLLRAIIEMLESHGFTVISAENILGNSLLAPQGVLGKHHPTSEDHQDIALGFKVATILGSCDIGQAVIIQQSLILGVEAIEGTEALLKRCASLKRPGSGGVLVKMTKPQQEIRVDRPTVGIDTLKQLQEAGFRGLAIEAFGVIMLNKEEMIQFADEHQLFIVGVNKKG